The sequence AGCCACGTCTCTTCAGGAAGAATCCGCCGCTGCGGAACCGTGTATTGACGAATCAGGTCGGCGTAGGGTTCCGCACTGATTTGCCGCAAAGACTCGCAGTAGATCAATGGGCGAGTGTCCCACTGCTTGACGACCCAGCCCTTGACCAGGACCGGCAGCGACTGAAGACCGGCTGGCCAGCTTTCCAGTCCTCGACGGGCCGACTGCGGTGTGGTGATCGATTTGGCATCGACGACGGCCAGCGACTGTTTGCCGTCCAGCGATTTCAGCGTCCCGCGAAGCAAACGGACCGGCCGAAGCAGCGGGTTGTCAGCTTCCAGATAGCCGGTTCGCAACTCCACCGATTCCGTCGGTTCGAACAGTCCGTACAAAGCCACCGGCCGGCCGACGAAATCCTTCGGAAACCGCGTCATGTCGGCAATCAGCGAATAATGATCGCTGGCGGCGGGAGTCGTCGGCGCTGCGATTGCCGGCTGCAGAGGCGTCGCCGGCTCATCAGCATCTCGAAACGGGTTCGCCAGGTTTTTCACCGGCGGAACATTTGTCAGCGGGGCGGTCAGCGACAGATTGCCGTTTTGAAACGCCATCCGACGGACGCTGCCGAATCGATAAAAGGCCGTTTCCCAGGCCTCCGCCGGGTTGATGTCGGGCTGTTTCCAGAGCTGCTGGTATTGCTGTTCGGTGGCCTCGACCAACCGGCGATAAACCTCGGACTCCATCGGTGTCAGCCCGGGTTCGCCGTGCCGAAATTCGACGGCATCCGGCAACAGCACATCGGCGGCTGACGTTCGCTGAGCCGTCCAGTCAAACACCTGCGGCTGCGCGACGACAGCGTTGCGCTGGGGAACACCGATTCGCGACGAAGACTGAGCGTTCGCCGACTCGTGCAGCATCAACGCGACCGCCACCACCGTGAACATCGGGCAAGATGCGAGTTTTCGAGAAATGTCCATTCGCCGGCTTCCTGTCCGAGACTTGTGCGTCTGCGAAGTTTAGGAGTTTCCGGCAATAAGAATCCAGTTGAGTACGACACTCTGTCGCGAAAACCCAGGACGAATCGCGTCTGGACAGCGAACGCTGGCGACTTCTCTGAAACGGGGAACGCGATGTTGCCCGGCATTCCGACAGCGGCCGGTCCCTTAAACGACTCGCGGAATTCCGTTAGAACCTGCGCGGAGTCGATGTGATGAGTCTTCACCGGAGTCCGTGATGAAAACGTCCCTGTTGTCCTATGACCCGTCTGCGGCGGTTTCGTTGCTGGCGAAGGGCCGACTGGCCGCGCTGCAGTCTGACATCGAAGCCGCTCGCGATGAAACTCTGAACGACGTGGAACTCTGGCAAAGCGGCGGCCCGGTTCCTGCCGCAAAGCAGCCGCTGGACGCAGGGTTCATTCAGTGGCCGGAAGAACTGCTTTCGGACCTGGACCGCAACGGCGCGAACAGCCTGGTCGCCCGGATCGAAACCTGCGGTGCTCGGCTGCGAGAAGCGTCGGATTCCGCCGTGGTGCTGGGAATCGGCGGCTCGTACATGGGCATGCGAGCGATGTTCGAGGCGATCCACAGTCCGTTCCACAACGAGCAAAGCCGCGACCGGCGCAACGGCATTCCCCGAATCTACTTCGAAGGCTGGAACGTCGACACGGACAACCAGCGAGCGTTGCTGGAACTGCTGACCGACCGGGCAGAATCAGCGCCTGACAAGTCGGCCGCCGACGGACGCACGTCGATTATCGTGATCAGCAAGTCGGGAGGCACGCTGGAGACCGCTGTTTCGTTCCGGACATTTCGAGCGTTCGCGGAAGCTCAGTTCGGTGACGACGCGAAGCGCCTGATCGTTCCCGTTACCGGCGATTCGGGCCGACTGCGAGACCTTCACAACGCGGCGGGATTCGAGGACGCGTTTTCCATCCCCGACGGCATCGGCGGACGGTTTTCCGTTCTGACGGCGGTGGGTCTGCTGCCCGCAGCAGTCGCCGGTCTGGACATTCGCGCGCTGCTGAAGGGAGCCGCAGACATGACGGATCATTTCCGAACGGCACCGTACGGAAGCAACGCTGTGCTGGACTACACGGCTGTCTGTCACGCCTTTGAAACCGATCATGGAATGACGCAGCGGATTCTGTCCACCTGGGGCAGCAGGCTGGAAGCGGTCGGTCTGTGGTACGATCAGTTGCTGTCCGAAAGCCTCGGTAAACACGAACGCGGAGCCACGCCGATTACCGTCGTCAATACTCGCGATCTGCACAGCCGCGGCCAGCAGCACCAGGAAGGCCGCCGGGACAAGCTAATCACCAACCTGCTGCCGGGTGAACCCCGCACGCCGACGCTGACTGTTCCAAATCGCCAGGACGACTTCGATCAACTGAATCGGT is a genomic window of Planctomycetaceae bacterium containing:
- a CDS encoding glucose-6-phosphate isomerase, whose protein sequence is MKTSLLSYDPSAAVSLLAKGRLAALQSDIEAARDETLNDVELWQSGGPVPAAKQPLDAGFIQWPEELLSDLDRNGANSLVARIETCGARLREASDSAVVLGIGGSYMGMRAMFEAIHSPFHNEQSRDRRNGIPRIYFEGWNVDTDNQRALLELLTDRAESAPDKSAADGRTSIIVISKSGGTLETAVSFRTFRAFAEAQFGDDAKRLIVPVTGDSGRLRDLHNAAGFEDAFSIPDGIGGRFSVLTAVGLLPAAVAGLDIRALLKGAADMTDHFRTAPYGSNAVLDYTAVCHAFETDHGMTQRILSTWGSRLEAVGLWYDQLLSESLGKHERGATPITVVNTRDLHSRGQQHQEGRRDKLITNLLPGEPRTPTLTVPNRQDDFDQLNRFSGFPLTRILQAAIDGTNQAYADDQRPTADIRLPEINEHTIGQIFQMLMLATVVEGRLVGTNPYGQPGVEAYKKNMNAILASS